One Pyrenophora tritici-repentis strain M4 chromosome 5, whole genome shotgun sequence DNA window includes the following coding sequences:
- a CDS encoding DUF3632 multi-domain protein, producing MSPTRIAKQNQAIEDVIATTQNEGEQIDAIAKIRGWFRPGEDSIFYPTIQDCLNEKIDKNEAVSKLCSSIDENINAAKLDDVNFMDLWYSIIHSAKRLKFCMGDHVCSHARLLDLLKAFKFHSIPNNTTYNYLYHEMIDFTMACRSAYNDSPVPHNGFIAAERSAWANLNFFYARITQEKIQDLSLYAIFALRTALEEPPTDDDDAEATPAQQCDTDLPAAAAWIQGCGDDLFRKEQDLTPSDPKQGNSARGGALWTGTPGFTKARWALWKERFVTLADMPDVEESTRTVARDAVEAMERIL from the exons ATGTCACCTACACGCATAGCG AAACAAAACCAGGCAATTGAGGATGTCATCGCAACGACACAGAATGAGGGCGAGCAAATTGATGCCATAGCCAAAATAAGGGGCTGGTTCCGACCAGGAGAAGATAGCATCTTCTACCCGACCATTCAAGATTGCCTCAATGAGAAGATCGACAAGAACGAAGCAGTCTCCAAGCTCTGCAGTTCCATTGACGAAAATATCAATGCCGCCAAGCTTGACGATGTAAACTTCATGGATCTTTGGTACAGCATCATTCACTCTGCAAAACGCCTCAAATTTTGCATGGGCGATCATGTCTGCAGCCACGCCAGACTACTCGACCTTCTCAAAGCCTTCAAATTCCATTCCATCCCCAACAATACGACGTACAATTACCTCTATCACGAGATGATCGACTTCACCATGGCCTGTCGTTCGGCCTATAACGACAGTCCCGTCCCCCACAACGGCTTCATCGCCGCAGAACGCTCCGCCTGGGCGAACCTAAACTTCTTCTACGCCCGCATCACGCAAGAGAAGATCCAAGATCTGTCCCTCTACGCCATCTTCGCCCTACGAACAGCCTTGGAAGAACCCCCAaccgacgacgacgacgcaGAAGCGACGCCCGCACAACAATGCGACACCGACCTGCCCGCGGCCGCAGCATGGATCCAAGGCTGCGGCGACGACCTCTTCCGCAAAGAACAAGACCTCACCCCCTCGGACCCCAAACAAGGCAACTCCGCACGCGGCGGCGCCCTCTGGACGGGTACACCGGGCTTCACCAAGGCGCGCTGGGCGCTGTGGAAAGAGCGCTTCGTGACGCTTGCGGATATGCCGGATGTGGAGGAGAGTACGCGGACGGTGGCGAGGGATGCGGTCGAGGCCATGGAGAGGA TTTTGTGA